The following is a genomic window from Coffea eugenioides isolate CCC68of unplaced genomic scaffold, Ceug_1.0 ScVebR1_1819;HRSCAF=2744, whole genome shotgun sequence.
ATTCTTCAAACGGCAAATTCCTGCCCAGAAAACCAGTTCCTTATAAACTTTTCATACAGTAATTGTTGATGATAGGTATGAATTGTCAATACACAGCCAATTCAGAAACCGTGAAATCATATCTTACACACAAAAATACTGAAATGTTGTTGTCAATTTTCAGTCCGTTCTCAATCAACCTTTTAAAAGTAAATAGCAACTTTAAGCGAAAAACGTGAGCCTTTCATAGCCTAGATTATTACCTTGAAGGATGGAGGAATCATTCATACCGATACCATTCAAAGACAAGGCTTTAAGGGAAGTTAAAACCTCAATGTCTGAGAGTCTGTTAAAGCTTGTATCTTCAAGATTGAGTAGCTTCAAGTTCTCCAGCTTCAATTCTGCAGTTCAAAACTTTTATGTTAGTATTATAGCGTTGGatatatcaaaattaaataactaTCATTGAATACCGTATTCTTTTAGAAACTCAAGCAgtctaaaaataataataataaagtaaGATCAGGTCAAccgaatttttttcaaaatattatttaatcACTATAATTTTTTCTTGTCAATTGACCCATTGAACTACTAAAAGTGATCAAATTGGGTTATTGTATCCATTTTTTTGGTTAAAGTGGACGAAAGTTACAGCATGTGAGCTGCACACTAAGTAGGGCATCTTTGTCATATTGTAGTGGAAAAGTTGTTTAGTCGGCTAAATGGGACTTTAGAAGAATACACCTATTtgggaaaaatttttgaaactaaaGAAGAATAACAAAAATCTCTCAGAGAAAAGTTAGAACCACAAATTAATCGTTGCATTTCTAATTCTTTTAAAGATTACAGAAGTGCTTTTAGCAAGGAGGATTTccatttcaagaaaacaaagaaagaaaaactacaAAAAAGAGTCGGTACAAAATATTGAAGGATGTATTGTGTTGATGAACAAGTaaagaagaataaaaagaaaatatttcctTTTAGCAGAGGAAATGCTGaatttcttttccaaaattttgCTGTAacactttcttttatttttttttttctaaattttttcgTAAATCAACTAACTCTCTTACTACAGTacttatattatttctcataaGATTTAGGAGTACAAGGACCACTTGCGTCTTAAGTTTTCGctaatataatttttctttaattaccAAAAAGTTTGCCAATGAAATACATCAATAGTTACTAAACTTTTCTAAATTCTCGCTTTAGTACACTCTACTATTTTCATATATGAATTGATGGAAATATTCTTGCAAATGTAACGTGCAATTTAATTACGTGACGTAAATTTTGCCCCttttatttgagaaaaataGATGGAATGATGCAATTGATTACTTTTAGGAGTTTAGGGAGCAAGTTGACACAGAAACTAGTATAATAGGTTAAAGGAGATTTTAGAAAAGTTTTAGTGATTCGTGTTTCACACTTCGCCCTGAAAAACAACAGTTTGACTTCATTACTAGATGTGTAACTTCATAAACCAAATATCCTTTGCAATATTAAGTTAATTGAAATTTAGCATAAGATACTTGAATTTCCTGATTGTTAGTGAATGGATTTTTGAATtacaaatgaaagaaaaatttacATAACTGATCCTTCTAGATTCACAAATAGATCTCCTGCCTTTTATCTATGTTCCATTTAATGTTCATTAAACCTACTAAAACGAATGGAGTATCTCTAATTTAGGTAATTCAAGGTAAATCATATACAACTTTATATCAAATTAGATACACATACCTGCAAACGACAAGGAACCAGAAAATCTAGTACGACTTAAGTCAAGAAGCTCCAAGTTTTCCAGTCGATAGAATTCTATAGCAATAAGATGATCCAAGAACAGTTAGAATGCACAGATTGTGCTCCAAAACAACTCTCATGCCTATAGATTGGACcttgtatcttttttttttttttgggtatatcTATACTTTCATAATTTTAGTACATGCAACATCTCTCgcaattaaaaacaaaaaactaattAACTTACCCCTCTAATCCAATATTTGTGAaggtaaaaatgaaaaaaaaaaagattctttACAATTTGTTCCTCTTTAATAAAGTTCACATTTCAATGGTATTAATTGCAATAGAGTTCTAAGTTTAGATTCTCATTTATATTTATATGCAAAAccaaagaaatagaaaaaacaaaatataacagatcgaagcaaaaaaagaaaaattgcgtAAACAAAGTTCAAGAAAGCCTCATAAAAGAATTTTACTGGACTATCCATGGAATTATACTGAAAGGAAACAATGCCTTTAAAATTGTAATAATTATACTGGACTAAATATGAATTATGAATTCTAAGTGAAAATACCTTCTAAAGGAAACAATCCCTCTAACTGCAGACCAGCCAGAGACAACCTTTTAAGTTTAGTAATTGCGGTTATAAATGGAATTATACTGTTGTTGAATTTGTTCCAATCGAGATATAAGGACTCGAGATTTTGCAACTTAGCCCAATTCCTGCAACCTGCAAAGCACGGTCATATTCTAAATGAAGTTTGGGGTCAAAATATaattctaaaaatatttcaTGGTATAAATTAAATTCTAGAAAAAAGCTTATTCGCTACTGCTTTCTTGCAAAAGAAAGAGTGTAGAAATTCACCATGGCTGTTCCCTGCAGAATCATCCCAAAGGACGTGGTTAGAATTTTGTCacactttagtattttctttgGGCAAATTACCCAGTAACCTattaaacttttgaaatcgtatAGTTTTGGCTATTCAACTTTTAAGAGTATAAtgtttttttcaaaattatgaaATTACCCACTCAACTCCCAAACGTGCATATTTTGGATCATTTCATCTATTTTTACCGTCCACTTTGCCTCCTGGTTATGTCTCGTGACTTGTGTTAAATAACTTTTTgatgttcttttattttgttccttttgttttttctcttctaCCTACCCAAAATGTTTAGATGACTCTTCGGTTTTTAAAATTGATTGACTTTGGTGTTAAAAACTAAGGGTATAAAGTACAATTAACTAAGGACGAATACAAATAGACAAGGTTTTGCAGAAAAGGTTATTGAATTAAGGGTCATTAATTCAACTGTTGGACGTACTAACTATTATCGATTGGTGAcatcataaataaataaaaataattaatatattgCTACTACACTTGTATCTGCACGTCCATTTCCTTAAACCTTAGACCCGAAACGAGAAACACCAGAAATATAGTACAATGGTATAATAACCAAAATGAAAGATCACTTTAATTGCACTAATACTGACTGGGAATAAAATGTTGTCAAGAAAAGTAAAGGATGGAAGGATGAATATGATTTGTAAGATAGTTTCCTGCTGAATTAAACTAGTCATCAGTTTGTGAGAGATTTTGAGTCTTCTACAAATATAATATTGATATACACCCAGATTAAGAGAAACTATAAGAAATAAGGCCAAAAAATAGAGATGAAGAAATGTGGAAAACTTGTATCCAGCCACTGGCAATAATGTTGAAAATAAgcctaaaaaaaagaaaagaaaagatgacgGATGAAGATGCATTAACGATGGAAGAAGTTTGAGATGACCGGCAGCTTTCTTGGAAGTCTTGGTCAAACTTTTGCTTTTTTAAagactttttatttttcaagcTTGACCAATTTTAATCAATACAAAGAACCAGACTAGTTTAGCAACCCGGTCCAGTTCAACGGTTCACCGGTTGAATCAACTGGGTTTATAAAATAGAGCAATTTTATTATCTGATTGGGTTTGATGCATAACCGATTCCGATTGATGATTCAACCTGTTCGGTCAAATTGTTCGGACTAAGTTTTAAAACCACGCAAATGGAGTCCAACTAAAATACACATTACCAATAGCTCAAGCAAATGAATTGGAATTTGAGTTCATGACTTTGGCAGTGAAAACACCTTAAAGGTGATTTTTTGCTCAATTGGATTAATCTAGCTGTCTAAGACCTCGACCCACACAATCGCATACCAATTTTGACTAAATAATTAAACTGTATAACTGATGATTGATCCAATTAATTATACCACCACCCTATTGTGACCACCAATTTAAACCTATCCAATTCACCCATTTTGACAAATTACAGATTCACTTCAGTGGTTCAACTCTGTTGTTTTGCACTTGACTGATACATATGCAAAACGTCAGTCAAATAGGCATCCATATCAGTTTTCATTGTTCATACTAACATCTCCAGACCCCAACAAAAGTTTGTCTCCTTTTGttgtttgaaaaatttataAAACAACGAAATGTGAAAATTAGGATTTGATGCGAAAACAATTATCTTCAAGGAAATTAAGCCCTCAGTATGTTTGCTGTTGGGTAAATAGCACTTTCCTTCAAGATTAACAAAGCCAAACTAAAATTTCTCATAACAATATGAAGATCCCTCCAATTGGATTGGTATAAAACAAGATACTTACTTATATGAGTTTTCATCTTCTTGTAGCTTTGCAATCAATGTGGGATTCTCAACCAATATATCAATAAGTACACTTTACAGTATCTAACCATTTGTAAACGTCAAGATAAATGTATTACTCCCCAAAAATCTTCTTATATTGTGTGCAAAAACCTCTTTCAGCTGGTAAAAATATTATTGATTATAAGTTTCCTTGTAGCAATTACCAAGAACAAGGAATCCCAAACTATACGACaaaaacaattacaaaattAAAGTAAACAAATGATTTGAAGAAAGATATATGGTAGCGCAGTTACCTGTCACTTCACCATTGAAGTCATTCCAACTCAAGTCTAGAGCTCGGAGGTCCTTCAGGGGTATGAAAGTGCTGATATTTACATACCAATCCTCATCCATACTCCCTGGCAAATTACTAAGGTGGAGTTCAACAATTCTCCCAGTAATATTACTGCACTTGACCCGTTCCCAGGTGCAGCAATCAGTATTTGCTCCATCACCTTCTTTTCCAGTCCACGAAGAAAGGATAAGATGAGCATTTGTAGTCACATTTAAAGAAGCTTTGAAGTCCAAGAGAGCATGTTTTTCTTCTAGAAAGCAACCTGAGCAAAGCCGTCTTCCGTTGAGTATTATTGATACAGCAAGAGCCCATGAGGCAATCAGAATGGAATGACCGCGCATGATTTCAGTATGGAGAATTAGTGAAGGAAAGTGTTGTAATGAAAATGGAAGGCAGAATAGCTTATTATCCCACCATATTCCAGGCTTCCAGCTGGGCGGAGTGTCGGGGACGGAAGAAGACTACACTACACAAGTCAAGTCAACTCGGATGCCGGTCTGTTATGCGTTGACTCCCTTTGTGGTAGGAATGCGTTGATGCGTGGCCAAATGCTACATGGACACGTGGGACAAGGTGAAATGTGCCAGCTTTTGTGGTCGAGTTGCCCGAGCAAACACTCACAAGGTGCCTTGTGCAATAAATACTGAAAAATAAACTCTTAGTCTTAGATTATCATTGTTGATCTCCATGATTTTTTTTGGCATGAAAAATCACGCAGCAGAAGTATCATTGAAATTTTATAAATAATAAACAATAAGAAAGACACGAGAAACAAAATATTGTGTTTCAATTCACTAATTTTCTTCAACTACAAAATTAGAATTTTAAGTCCTTAAATACATACACATAATCATAAATCCTATTTTaattaaaataccaaaataTGATTCAACTATATTTCCAAGACTAAATATGACACCAAATCTAATATAGTTACCAAATaacaaattaatttttaaaactattaAAATTCTAAATATACTTGATTTAAAATGTGTCAACAATCCCAACTCTTAGTGGTATACTAAGAGCTGCAACATCGTTATCGGTTTTACTCTAAATATTGAACAATAAACTCGTTCACATATTCATTCTCACTTAATATCTTTGTGACAGAACcagtatttcaacttttgtttCGCTTttctttctactttttttttaaaaaattaaagtatTTTAGTTGGATTTTTTCATTTCACCTTTTTCATGCGCTAACCTGTTAATCATGTTGTAATGTGGATCTTAATATTCTCTTGTATCAGGAAACATACAAAAATATTTTGTATGTTTCTCTAAGTTAGTTCAAGATATAAATTCTCCCTAtcacatttcttttttttttttttgcatttctgTTTAGTTTTGTTAGGCCATCCCAACACAATGTCCCATCTCCATGGACAGACCACCCTACATAACAATTTCCTTCCACTTCAAGATTTTATTCCTGAAAAAAAAAGCCAAATTTGTTGTGCAAATCTTTATACCAACATTATGGAGTACGCACAAACCGTAGTTACTGTTTGCTGGAGCTCAAATATTTGGAAGAAAGATCACAGTAAAACATCAGTTGGTGTCTAATGGATTTTAACTGACAACAATTTTCCAAACAATTCCTATTTTCCAAAAAATCTCCTTCCAGTTTTctaatggattttttttttccttttcaatacTTTATCTCAATATGACATTGTTTTAATATGACGTTCTGTTGAACTGTCACGCACTCTTTGTATTTGTGACCCTGTCCCTACCAAATGGTTAATTGCAATTTATTCCCTTATGGTATACCTTGATTCTCACTTTATCCCCTAACATTTATTTTATGTCATTTAACCCCCTGAGAGACAAAAAATACCCCTCTACTATGTAAGTTTTTGTCCTTTTTTCGTTTCATCTCTTTTTTATTCCAAATCAGTTTTCTGTTATCAAATTTTTATCTCTAAGAAACTAATAAATTTCTGTAACAAAAAATTAGAATGTTTATTCTTTGATTTACAAAATTAGAAAaactatttatattttttacaaattaatttcatctattttccaatttaagaaattaagaaaaaaaatttattctatTTCTTTATAATTACATTATTCACAGTCAATTATCCATTTTTactgtcacatatttacatgtCAACACTAGACCTTTTTTTTTGCCTATAACAAGTTTTTGCTTATTaggaatttttcctttttttaaataATCAATTATTAATATATTCCCTAATATATGTACTCATCTCATGTGAAACTTTGTCATCATCAATTAGAGTAGTCAAAATCAAATCATAGGTTAAAATTCAATAACTAAAGGAAgtacaaaatatgaaaataaaaacttaGCATAATagaggggtatttttgtctctTAAGGGGTTAagtgacaaaataaaaatgtaagGAAATAAAGTGAGAATCAGGATATGTCTTAAGGGAATAAATTGTCATTAACTCCCTTCCAAATTGCACATCTTACTTTTATATATATCTAACTGGTCCCCACATACGGTATCACACGTGTGCGTTGTTATTAACCCCCAACCAAATTGCACAtctttcttatatatatatatatatatatatatatatatatatatatatatctaacaGATCCCTCACATACGGCGTCATACGCTTtcactcacacacacacacatatatataatattcagTTACGATTTTGATAGTTTGTTGAGTCGATTACTCTAACTTTCTGGTAAATAGACTATCCATCTTTATGCCATGTGGATGTCTTTATGCCATCAGCCCCATATCTTTCCATTTCTAATCATCTTCAATCATGCGTTGCTAAGTTGATTGTATTTtgtcaaatgaaaattttatctttttgtcaTATGAAAAAAATTGTGTTTGCTTAtgtttcttggtggattttattaCCTATTTGTTTTCGATAAGAATAAAGTACAGGCCCTTTTTAGTCCTGTAGTTATaacaaatttcaaaaatctatcAATTACCTATTTTATATACGTTTTTATAATTTATGACTTTAAATATTTGATTCTTATCCCATAATTTTGTACCCTTTCAATTTTATAAAATAGCATTTCAAGTTCTTTTATAacaatttttgttaaaaaaatataaataatagaAAAACTAGTTCATTAGTATTTTCTACCCTAGTCCATCACTCACCTCGTGCtggttttattcactttttccTCTTCCCCGACAGCTTCCATGCATTTACATTATTCATGTGCATCACCCTCCCATCTTGAAATTCAGCCGTGGGTACCCTGCATTTATGACCGCCACACTTGTCGAGCCGTCTTGCCAGTTGCCACGACCGAGGGTGGGAACGATAAAGGCGTTCCTACCATAAAGGGGTCGCCCACTTTAGTCTTTATGTTTAGGGAGTAGAGATTGACTTGACTCTTTCTTCAAATCCACCAGCATGTCTGTACAGAGCAATGAGTCTAACTTAAAGGCTCAAATTGATATCTCTAATGGCTCAAACTTAAAAGTATGTATTCAGGGCAATACATTCTTCTAAAAAGCATCCTGAACAAAGT
Proteins encoded in this region:
- the LOC113755891 gene encoding receptor-like protein 15 — protein: MRGHSILIASWALAVSIILNGRRLCSGCFLEEKHALLDFKASLNVTTNAHLILSSWTGKEGDGANTDCCTWERVKCSNITGRIVELHLSNLPGSMDEDWYVNISTFIPLKDLRALDLSWNDFNGEVTGCRNWAKLQNLESLYLDWNKFNNSIIPFITAITKLKRLSLAGLQLEGLFPLEEFYRLENLELLDLSRTRFSGSLSFAELKLENLKLLNLEDTSFNRLSDIEVLTSLKALSLNGIGMNDSSILQGICRLKNLHELELGWNKFNGSIPMCFSNLTSLRLLDLSENKLSGNIPAALITPLIHLEFLSLS